The Xanthomonas indica genome has a segment encoding these proteins:
- a CDS encoding beta-ketoacyl synthase chain length factor: MLSATIEGIGFWAPGLPSWTLAQAFARGEGVLQETPARPSPQLLAPNERRRAPDTVAVSLDAALAACQHAGRDPATLPSVFTSTHGDLAITDYMCTTLASEPLSVSPTKFHNSVHNAAAGYWTIGAGATAAATAISAHSGSFAQGLLEALSQLAAGEDAVLLVGYDSRSVGALGRIARSEGLLGGALVLSAGTRDGKPQLHAQLRDGTAPAGDGALARHAAGNAMAPMLPLFDALALGGSGCVLDAGGGRCLQVELRA, translated from the coding sequence ATGCTGAGCGCGACGATCGAAGGCATTGGTTTCTGGGCGCCCGGGCTGCCGTCGTGGACGCTGGCGCAGGCGTTCGCCCGCGGCGAAGGCGTGCTGCAGGAGACGCCGGCACGGCCGTCGCCGCAGTTGTTGGCGCCCAACGAGCGCCGCCGCGCGCCGGACACCGTGGCGGTGTCGCTGGACGCGGCGCTGGCCGCCTGCCAGCACGCCGGCCGCGACCCGGCCACGCTGCCGTCGGTGTTCACCTCCACCCACGGCGACCTGGCGATCACCGACTACATGTGCACCACCCTGGCCAGCGAACCGCTGTCGGTCTCGCCGACCAAGTTCCACAACTCGGTGCACAACGCCGCCGCCGGCTACTGGACCATCGGCGCCGGCGCCACCGCCGCGGCGACCGCGATCAGTGCGCACTCGGGCAGCTTCGCGCAGGGCCTGCTGGAAGCGCTGTCGCAACTGGCCGCGGGCGAAGACGCAGTGCTGCTGGTCGGCTACGACAGCCGCTCGGTGGGCGCGCTGGGCCGCATCGCGCGCAGCGAAGGCCTGCTCGGCGGTGCGCTGGTGCTGAGCGCCGGCACGCGCGACGGCAAGCCGCAGCTCCACGCGCAGTTGCGCGACGGCACCGCCCCGGCCGGCGATGGCGCGCTGGCGCGGCACGCCGCGGGCAACGCGATGGCGCCGATGCTGCCGCTGTTCGACGCGCTGGCGCTGGGCGGCAGCGGCTGCGTGCTCGACGCCGGCGGCGGCCGCTGCCTGCAGGTGGAGCTGCGCGCATGA
- a CDS encoding beta-ketoacyl-[acyl-carrier-protein] synthase family protein, translating into MAPVAIRAYTATNALGSGLQAQAAALREGRSGLRRNDFGPQPLECWIGRVDGLETAALPDALAAWECRNNRLAWLALQQDGMADAVAAAAQRHGADRVAVVMGTSTSSIGASEEAYTRLDHDADGPRLPADLDRPIVHTPHSLGDFVRAATGLRGPCITVATACSSSAKVFAQAARLIAAGVVDAALVGGVDTLCGSVLFGFNSLQVVSPEPCRPFDVRRVGLSLGEAGGYALLERADAADAPPAQALLCGYGESSDAHHMSAPHPQGLGAGLAMRGALQRAGVDPAEVGYLNLHGTATPANDSVEAAAVAALFPPTLHASSTKAWTGHTLGAAGIVESVFALLALRDGLLPGTLNSELPDPACGPQIRFATAHAQVRYAMNNSFGFGGNNCSLLFGRA; encoded by the coding sequence ATGGCTCCCGTGGCCATCCGTGCCTACACCGCGACCAATGCGCTCGGCAGCGGACTGCAGGCCCAGGCCGCGGCGCTGCGCGAGGGCCGCAGCGGCCTGCGTCGCAACGATTTCGGTCCGCAACCGCTGGAATGCTGGATCGGCCGGGTGGACGGGCTGGAAACCGCCGCGCTGCCGGATGCCCTGGCCGCATGGGAATGCCGCAACAATCGCCTGGCCTGGCTGGCGCTGCAGCAGGACGGCATGGCCGACGCGGTCGCCGCCGCGGCGCAGCGGCATGGCGCCGACCGGGTGGCGGTGGTGATGGGCACCTCCACCTCCAGCATCGGCGCCAGCGAGGAGGCCTACACCCGGCTCGATCACGATGCGGACGGCCCGCGCCTGCCCGCCGACCTGGATCGGCCGATCGTGCACACCCCGCATTCGCTCGGCGACTTCGTGCGCGCCGCCACCGGCCTGCGCGGCCCGTGCATCACCGTCGCCACCGCCTGCTCGTCCAGCGCCAAGGTGTTCGCCCAGGCGGCGCGGCTGATCGCCGCCGGCGTGGTCGATGCGGCGCTGGTCGGCGGCGTGGACACGCTGTGCGGCAGCGTGCTGTTCGGCTTCAACTCGCTGCAGGTGGTGTCGCCGGAGCCGTGCCGGCCGTTCGACGTGCGCCGGGTCGGGCTGTCGCTGGGCGAGGCCGGCGGCTACGCGCTGCTGGAACGCGCCGATGCCGCCGACGCGCCGCCGGCGCAGGCGCTGCTGTGCGGCTACGGCGAATCCAGCGATGCCCACCACATGTCCGCGCCGCATCCGCAGGGGCTGGGCGCCGGCCTGGCGATGCGCGGCGCGCTGCAACGTGCCGGGGTGGATCCGGCCGAGGTCGGGTATCTGAACCTGCACGGCACCGCGACCCCAGCCAACGACAGCGTCGAGGCCGCCGCGGTGGCGGCGCTGTTCCCGCCAACCCTGCACGCCAGTTCGACCAAGGCCTGGACCGGGCACACGCTCGGCGCCGCCGGCATCGTCGAGTCGGTGTTCGCCCTGCTGGCGCTGCGCGACGGCCTGCTGCCCGGCACCCTCAACAGCGAACTGCCCGATCCCGCCTGCGGCCCGCAGATCCGCTTCGCCACCGCCCATGCACAGGTCCGCTACGCCATGAACAACTCCTTCGGCTTCGGCGGCAACAACTGCTCGCTGCTGTTCGGCCGCGCATGA
- a CDS encoding YcgL domain-containing protein gives MQAYVYKSQRKPDTYLYLAARDDFGRLPPALLASLQPLAFVLEVALTAERTLARADPAAVRANLAGCGFHLQLPPSLPGTTDRHDD, from the coding sequence ATGCAAGCCTACGTCTACAAAAGCCAACGCAAGCCGGACACCTATCTGTATCTCGCCGCCCGCGACGACTTCGGCCGGTTGCCGCCGGCGCTGCTGGCGTCGCTGCAGCCGCTGGCGTTCGTGCTCGAGGTGGCGTTGACCGCCGAACGCACGCTGGCCCGCGCCGATCCGGCCGCGGTGCGCGCCAACCTCGCCGGCTGCGGCTTCCATCTGCAATTGCCGCCGTCTCTGCCCGGCACCACCGATCGACACGATGACTGA
- a CDS encoding ankyrin repeat domain-containing protein gives MTDSFLRARAPMLAAALGAVLALAAGFGPLAAALGAWLAQPAFALALSWHRGSRPRPRAARELIGAVAPLLALWAGGMVLVAVLVAWPLAALHDSGSLAAALALSVAASAALLGLWRTWPLWHASDGEDGALGARWHALAQQDVQAWRGLAVAALVLVLAGLGVVLAWPGLLAAAARWPLALAYALLSPLLHAGLQRVAPPQTLTPPVSSADLFAELSANTAPRADEPAPAQDELHAALYDAARGGRVDRALQLLQAGADPHALPAAEWRDQRSLPVLAAVLPDLRLLRELIVRGVDVNRPHLGMTPLLAATRDSWHGRPEAVMTLLANGADPRASDGDGNTPLHHAARSSDPGVAALLRDAAAELDAANRDGLTPLAVACQVGNWRMAKFLLERGAKPEPADASPVLLAAAGTEEDDPAGVQLLLKHKARVDARDRQRRSALHEAAQAGHVEIVQALLGAGANLEARDALGRTPWLEAARHGRVAVLERLLPHKPDVVAVDGDGRNAILLACTADHVAPGLIRRLLELGVAPAQPDQSGRRAVDLAAEAGRWAIVSALDPDYPLPAAVSDGQGETGPAGLPDRPPLELLREGLQLGQPRGGLAALARLCAAEELGALLHDAPLALNAQAVDWLLAHGAEPEVLDACGDTPMFALLSRGVEAVPSLQAMLRHGVSPAGRGGLTRLLAACAQHDHASRALEQFALELLERGADPFAPSPAGDPPLSLAVRLGWLRLQLQLLERGADREARDSHGMTALHLAAALGREASLKLLIQQGASPDARAADGQTPLGVALASGRRDLADWLDWRTWPLPRRPLREADVPAAAMVGDAEAIRRLIDLGLPVDAVDAQGCTALLRAAGGGHAAAVKLLLSRGADLQHAAASGATPLSAAVSMRQTEIVAALLQAGAQIEHRLPGGVTVLMLACALGLPDIAARLLAAGADVHAGDAQQLAPLHCAALYGFTARDKTRLLALLDTLLLAGAEADRGSAGGVTPLLLLLGARAEPGTACEEPVVLAGVERLLDEDVSLEVQDPRGFGPLHLAALHGLPLLVQRLLRAGADPELRDTLNRTPREIAVMRGFVDVAGQFQPALPGVSSMARFLRESR, from the coding sequence ATGACTGACTCCTTTCTCCGCGCGCGCGCGCCGATGCTCGCCGCCGCGCTGGGTGCGGTGCTGGCGCTGGCCGCCGGATTCGGCCCGCTGGCCGCCGCCCTGGGCGCCTGGCTGGCGCAGCCGGCGTTCGCGCTGGCGCTGTCCTGGCACCGCGGCAGCCGGCCGCGTCCGCGTGCCGCGCGCGAGCTGATCGGCGCGGTGGCGCCGCTGCTGGCGCTGTGGGCCGGCGGCATGGTGCTGGTCGCGGTGCTGGTGGCCTGGCCGCTGGCGGCCCTGCACGACAGCGGCAGCCTGGCGGCCGCGCTGGCGCTGAGCGTGGCCGCCAGTGCCGCACTGCTCGGCCTGTGGCGGACCTGGCCGCTGTGGCACGCCAGCGACGGCGAGGACGGCGCGCTGGGCGCGCGCTGGCACGCGCTGGCGCAGCAGGACGTGCAGGCCTGGCGCGGACTGGCGGTGGCCGCGCTGGTGCTGGTGCTGGCCGGGCTCGGCGTGGTGCTGGCCTGGCCGGGACTGCTCGCCGCCGCTGCGCGCTGGCCGCTGGCGCTGGCCTATGCGCTGCTGTCGCCGCTGCTGCATGCCGGCCTGCAACGGGTGGCACCGCCGCAGACGCTGACCCCGCCGGTGTCCTCCGCCGACCTGTTCGCCGAACTGAGCGCCAACACCGCGCCGCGCGCCGACGAGCCGGCGCCCGCACAGGACGAATTGCATGCGGCGCTGTACGACGCTGCCCGCGGCGGCCGCGTCGACCGCGCGCTGCAGTTGCTGCAGGCCGGTGCCGATCCGCATGCGCTGCCCGCTGCCGAGTGGCGCGACCAGCGCAGCCTGCCGGTGCTGGCCGCGGTGCTGCCGGACCTGCGCCTGCTGCGCGAACTGATCGTGCGCGGGGTCGACGTCAATCGCCCGCACCTGGGCATGACCCCGCTGCTGGCCGCCACCCGCGACAGCTGGCACGGCCGCCCGGAAGCGGTGATGACCCTGCTCGCCAACGGCGCCGACCCGCGCGCCAGCGACGGCGACGGCAACACCCCGCTGCATCACGCCGCGCGCAGTTCCGACCCGGGCGTGGCCGCGCTGCTGCGCGACGCCGCCGCCGAACTGGACGCGGCCAACCGCGACGGCCTGACCCCGCTGGCGGTGGCCTGCCAGGTCGGCAACTGGCGCATGGCCAAGTTCCTGCTCGAGCGCGGCGCCAAGCCGGAGCCGGCCGACGCCAGCCCGGTGCTGCTGGCCGCCGCCGGCACCGAGGAAGACGATCCGGCCGGCGTGCAGTTGCTGCTCAAGCACAAGGCGCGGGTCGATGCGCGCGATCGCCAGCGCCGCAGCGCGCTGCACGAGGCGGCGCAGGCCGGCCACGTGGAGATCGTGCAGGCCCTGCTCGGCGCTGGCGCCAACCTGGAAGCGCGCGACGCGCTGGGCCGCACGCCGTGGCTGGAAGCCGCCCGCCACGGCCGCGTGGCGGTGCTGGAACGGCTGCTGCCGCACAAGCCGGACGTGGTTGCGGTCGATGGCGACGGCCGCAACGCGATCCTGCTGGCTTGCACCGCCGATCACGTCGCCCCCGGCCTGATCCGGCGCCTGCTGGAGCTGGGCGTGGCGCCGGCGCAGCCGGACCAGAGCGGCCGCCGCGCGGTCGACCTGGCCGCCGAGGCCGGGCGCTGGGCGATCGTGTCCGCGCTGGACCCGGACTATCCGCTGCCGGCCGCGGTCAGCGACGGCCAGGGCGAGACCGGCCCCGCCGGCCTGCCCGACCGGCCGCCGCTGGAACTGCTGCGCGAAGGCCTGCAACTGGGCCAGCCGCGCGGCGGCCTGGCCGCGCTGGCGCGGCTGTGCGCGGCCGAGGAACTGGGCGCGCTGCTGCACGATGCGCCGCTGGCGCTGAACGCGCAGGCGGTGGACTGGCTGCTGGCGCACGGCGCCGAGCCGGAGGTGCTCGATGCCTGTGGCGATACCCCGATGTTCGCGCTGCTCTCGCGTGGCGTGGAGGCGGTGCCCAGCCTGCAGGCGATGCTGCGCCACGGCGTGTCGCCGGCCGGCCGCGGCGGCCTGACCCGCCTGCTCGCCGCCTGCGCCCAGCACGATCACGCCTCGCGCGCTCTGGAACAGTTCGCCCTGGAACTGCTCGAGCGTGGCGCCGATCCGTTCGCGCCGTCGCCGGCCGGCGATCCGCCGCTGTCGCTGGCGGTGCGGCTGGGCTGGCTGCGCCTGCAACTGCAACTGCTCGAGCGCGGCGCCGACCGCGAGGCCCGCGACAGCCACGGCATGACCGCGCTGCACCTGGCCGCTGCGCTGGGCCGCGAGGCCTCGCTGAAACTGCTGATCCAGCAAGGCGCTTCGCCGGACGCGCGCGCCGCCGACGGCCAGACCCCGCTCGGCGTGGCCCTGGCCAGCGGCCGCCGCGACCTGGCCGACTGGCTGGACTGGCGCACCTGGCCGCTGCCGCGGCGCCCGCTGCGCGAGGCCGACGTGCCGGCCGCGGCGATGGTCGGCGATGCCGAGGCGATCCGCCGCCTGATCGACCTGGGCCTGCCGGTGGATGCGGTGGACGCGCAGGGCTGCACCGCGCTGCTGCGCGCTGCCGGCGGTGGCCATGCCGCAGCGGTGAAGCTGCTGCTGTCGCGCGGCGCCGATCTGCAGCACGCCGCGGCCAGTGGCGCCACGCCGCTGTCGGCGGCGGTGAGCATGCGCCAGACCGAGATCGTCGCCGCCCTGCTGCAGGCCGGCGCGCAGATCGAACACCGCCTGCCCGGCGGGGTCACCGTGCTGATGCTGGCCTGCGCGCTGGGCCTGCCCGACATCGCCGCGCGGCTGCTGGCCGCCGGTGCCGACGTGCATGCCGGCGACGCCCAGCAACTGGCGCCGCTGCACTGCGCGGCGCTGTACGGCTTCACCGCGCGCGACAAGACGCGCCTGCTGGCGTTGCTGGACACCTTGCTGCTGGCCGGCGCCGAGGCCGACCGCGGCTCCGCCGGCGGGGTGACGCCGCTGCTGTTGCTGCTGGGCGCGCGCGCCGAACCGGGCACGGCCTGTGAGGAGCCGGTGGTGCTGGCCGGCGTCGAGCGCCTGCTCGACGAGGACGTCAGCCTGGAGGTGCAGGATCCGCGCGGCTTCGGCCCGCTGCACCTGGCCGCGCTGCACGGCCTGCCGCTGCTGGTGCAGCGCCTGCTGCGCGCCGGCGCCGATCCGGAACTGCGCGACACCTTGAACCGCACCCCGCGCGAGATCGCGGTGATGCGCGGCTTCGTCGACGTCGCCGGGCAGTTCCAGCCGGCGCTGCCGGGGGTGTCGTCGATGGCGCGGTTCCTGCGCGAGAGCCGCTAG
- a CDS encoding S8 family peptidase — MSSNSLAAALAAILFAGAAQAATPTIGLGGVHGPVPQSATPGDLGQRFIVKTRDGGTQARSLLATTLSSAVARSGMQRAQIASNGLTLRSAVSAKVLRDMAVPGWHVVQTSRHLSDSERTAFINELKADPSVVSVQVDRLYRRLDEASVRLPAAMAAAASTTPNDPAYAKLQWNFHDPVGGVNAEAAWTRSTGKGVVVAVVDTGVVKDNPDLAANVLPGYDMITDHRVSRRDTDGRAAGGYDLGDWVEADYCNALGGSGNAAEPSSWHGSHVSGTIAQVTNNNLATAGLAYDAKIVPVRVLGSCGGFGSDIADGMLWAAGLPVAGLPTNPNPAEVINMSLGSGGPDTCPQIYQDAIDQINAKGTIIVVAAGNSNADAGTYTMSSCNGVISVGASRVNGGRASYSNYGTRVDIAAPGGGGDVDGNPNGYIFQVLNGGTQSPTSDWQIGGMAGTSMASPHVAAAVAMVQSVAKTPLSWTGMRDLLRASARPFPVAIPTTTPIGAGILDIDMLLQMATTPPCDPSDSSCVPPTKTLVNKVEMRGVGSQGGDRLYSFQAAAGTVVSFMTFGGTGNVAMYVSAGKTPTSSSYDARSTRAGTTQTVRLTPSSATTYYVRLSGSYSGLTVVARQ, encoded by the coding sequence ATGTCTTCCAATTCGCTCGCCGCTGCCCTCGCCGCCATCCTGTTCGCCGGCGCCGCGCAGGCGGCCACGCCCACCATCGGCCTGGGGGGCGTGCACGGCCCGGTGCCGCAATCGGCCACCCCTGGCGACCTGGGGCAGCGCTTCATCGTCAAGACTCGCGACGGCGGCACCCAGGCGCGCAGCCTGCTCGCCACCACCCTGAGCAGCGCGGTGGCGCGCAGCGGCATGCAGCGCGCGCAGATCGCCAGCAACGGCCTGACGCTGCGCAGCGCGGTCAGCGCCAAGGTGCTGCGCGACATGGCGGTGCCGGGCTGGCACGTGGTGCAGACCTCGCGTCACCTCAGCGACAGCGAACGCACCGCCTTCATCAACGAACTCAAGGCCGACCCGTCGGTGGTGTCGGTGCAGGTCGACCGCCTGTACCGGCGCCTGGACGAGGCCAGCGTGCGCCTGCCGGCGGCGATGGCGGCCGCCGCCTCCACCACGCCCAACGATCCGGCCTACGCCAAGCTGCAGTGGAACTTCCACGACCCGGTCGGCGGGGTCAACGCCGAAGCCGCCTGGACCCGCTCCACCGGCAAGGGCGTGGTGGTGGCGGTGGTCGACACCGGCGTGGTCAAGGACAACCCGGACCTGGCCGCCAACGTGCTGCCCGGCTACGACATGATCACCGACCACCGCGTCTCGCGCCGCGACACCGACGGCCGCGCGGCCGGCGGCTACGATCTGGGCGACTGGGTCGAGGCCGACTACTGCAATGCGCTGGGCGGGTCCGGCAACGCCGCGGAGCCGAGCTCGTGGCACGGCAGCCATGTCTCCGGCACCATCGCCCAGGTCACCAACAACAACCTGGCCACCGCCGGCCTGGCCTACGACGCCAAGATCGTGCCGGTGCGCGTGCTCGGCTCCTGCGGCGGCTTCGGCAGCGACATCGCCGACGGCATGCTGTGGGCCGCGGGCCTGCCGGTGGCCGGCCTGCCGACCAATCCGAACCCGGCCGAGGTGATCAACATGAGCCTGGGCAGCGGTGGCCCGGACACCTGCCCGCAGATCTACCAGGACGCGATCGACCAGATCAACGCCAAGGGCACGATCATCGTGGTCGCCGCCGGCAACTCCAATGCCGATGCCGGGACCTACACCATGTCGTCCTGCAACGGCGTCATCAGCGTCGGCGCCTCGCGGGTCAATGGCGGCCGCGCCAGCTACTCCAACTACGGCACCCGCGTGGACATTGCCGCGCCGGGTGGCGGCGGCGACGTCGACGGCAACCCGAACGGCTACATCTTCCAGGTGCTCAACGGCGGCACCCAGAGCCCGACCAGCGACTGGCAGATCGGCGGCATGGCCGGCACCTCGATGGCGTCCCCGCACGTGGCCGCGGCGGTGGCGATGGTGCAGAGCGTGGCCAAGACCCCGCTCAGCTGGACCGGCATGCGCGACCTGCTGCGCGCCAGCGCGCGGCCGTTCCCGGTGGCGATCCCGACCACCACGCCGATCGGCGCCGGCATCCTGGACATCGACATGCTGCTGCAGATGGCCACCACCCCGCCGTGCGATCCCTCGGACAGCAGCTGCGTGCCGCCGACCAAGACCCTGGTCAACAAGGTCGAGATGCGTGGTGTCGGCAGCCAGGGCGGCGACAGGCTGTACAGCTTCCAGGCCGCGGCCGGCACGGTGGTGAGCTTCATGACCTTCGGCGGCACCGGCAACGTGGCGATGTACGTGTCGGCGGGCAAGACGCCGACCAGCAGCAGCTACGACGCGCGGTCCACCCGTGCCGGCACCACGCAGACGGTGCGCCTCACTCCGTCCAGCGCCACGACCTACTACGTGCGCCTGAGCGGCAGCTACAGCGGCCTGACCGTGGTGGCGCGGCAGTAA
- a CDS encoding YadA-like family protein, with protein MPRATSTLALACALCLTSTAMAQTPATTTTAAGTAQSTGTDATASDASATPAATTYDPSVYFKATGGADSNAGAEADGDEALAAGEAASAVGTGAIALGGGAVGYANHAVAVGHNSLATEISTTAVGGMLDVDYSYLSGGVTILQQTSATGMAATALGAGAQASGKFNVAAGAGAIASDRSSVAVGGLVDVGEDGLSSEGMQLQATQATGPMSTALGGGALATAYSSTAVGALAEASANRTVAVGSTAVANQYAAVAVGAQSQATAEWASAFGNGARAWGAHSVAMGASAFAQSDDGTAVGPAALALGVGSTALGNGSWAGGTRSLALGGGMVWNGEFFRETPVLFYDSIAVGTGADVFGDQSIAIGPGARVGNSKFVNDQTTITNRSVALGAGSVAERDNTVSIGAAGSERQLTNLAAGTLDTDAVNLAQLRNVAAAFGAGSVVDANGTLIGGNYLVQGNHYTDLGSAMGALDTALTGFGNRLNTLGGSGGISVGDGGGAATAPSTGAGTNAVAVGSGATANGNNGLAMGAQALAYGPNDTAIGGNATVNADGSTAVGANARVAAVATNAVALGESANASAASATALGQGASASAANSVALGQGAVANRANTVSVGSAGNERQVANVAAGSADTDAVNVAQMRAGNSATLSSANAYTNTRITALDDSFNQLRTDTEHRLDGMDRRMDKLGAMSAAMLNMAVNAAGTQSPRGRVSVGAGFQGGQQALSVGYARKLGERASFSLGGAFSSGESSAGIGVGIDL; from the coding sequence ATGCCCCGTGCGACCAGCACCCTGGCCCTGGCCTGCGCACTGTGCCTGACCTCGACGGCGATGGCGCAGACGCCCGCCACCACGACAACGGCGGCCGGCACGGCCCAGTCCACCGGCACCGACGCCACGGCCAGCGACGCCAGCGCTACCCCGGCCGCGACCACCTACGATCCCAGCGTCTACTTCAAGGCCACCGGCGGCGCCGACAGCAACGCCGGCGCCGAGGCCGACGGCGACGAAGCGCTGGCCGCCGGCGAGGCCGCCTCGGCGGTGGGGACAGGGGCCATCGCGCTCGGCGGCGGTGCGGTCGGTTATGCCAACCACGCGGTGGCGGTGGGCCACAACAGCCTGGCCACCGAGATCTCCACCACCGCCGTCGGCGGCATGCTCGATGTGGATTATTCGTACCTGTCCGGCGGCGTGACGATCCTGCAGCAGACCTCCGCCACCGGCATGGCCGCGACCGCACTGGGCGCCGGCGCGCAGGCCAGCGGCAAGTTCAACGTGGCCGCCGGTGCCGGCGCGATCGCCAGCGACCGTTCCAGCGTCGCCGTCGGCGGCCTCGTCGACGTGGGCGAAGACGGCTTGAGCAGTGAAGGCATGCAGTTGCAGGCGACCCAGGCCACCGGTCCGATGTCGACCGCGCTGGGCGGTGGCGCGCTGGCCACTGCCTACAGTTCCACCGCGGTCGGCGCCCTGGCCGAGGCCAGCGCCAACCGCACCGTGGCCGTGGGCTCCACCGCCGTGGCCAACCAGTACGCGGCCGTGGCCGTCGGCGCACAGAGCCAGGCCACCGCCGAGTGGGCGAGCGCCTTCGGCAACGGCGCGCGCGCCTGGGGCGCCCACAGCGTGGCCATGGGCGCCAGCGCGTTCGCACAGAGCGACGACGGCACGGCGGTCGGCCCGGCCGCGCTCGCCCTCGGCGTCGGCTCCACCGCGCTGGGCAACGGCTCCTGGGCTGGCGGCACCCGCAGCCTGGCCCTGGGCGGGGGAATGGTGTGGAACGGCGAGTTCTTCCGCGAGACCCCGGTGCTGTTCTACGACAGCATCGCCGTTGGCACCGGCGCGGACGTGTTCGGCGACCAGTCGATCGCGATCGGCCCCGGCGCCCGCGTCGGCAACTCGAAGTTCGTCAACGACCAAACGACCATCACCAACCGCAGCGTAGCGCTGGGCGCCGGCTCGGTCGCCGAACGCGACAACACCGTGTCCATCGGCGCGGCCGGCAGCGAGCGCCAGCTCACCAACCTGGCCGCCGGCACCCTGGACACCGATGCGGTCAACCTGGCGCAGCTGCGCAACGTCGCCGCCGCATTCGGCGCCGGCAGCGTGGTCGACGCCAACGGCACCCTGATCGGCGGCAACTACCTGGTGCAGGGCAACCACTACACCGACCTGGGCTCGGCGATGGGTGCGCTGGACACCGCGCTGACCGGCTTCGGCAACCGCCTGAACACCCTCGGCGGCTCCGGCGGCATCAGCGTCGGCGACGGCGGCGGCGCGGCCACCGCGCCCAGCACCGGTGCCGGCACCAATGCCGTGGCCGTGGGCTCCGGGGCCACCGCCAACGGCAACAACGGCCTGGCGATGGGCGCGCAGGCGCTGGCCTACGGCCCCAACGACACCGCCATCGGCGGCAACGCCACGGTCAACGCCGACGGCAGTACCGCGGTCGGCGCCAACGCCCGCGTCGCCGCGGTGGCGACCAATGCGGTGGCGCTGGGCGAAAGCGCCAACGCGTCGGCGGCCTCGGCCACCGCGCTGGGCCAGGGCGCTTCGGCCAGCGCCGCGAACTCGGTGGCGCTTGGCCAGGGCGCGGTCGCCAACCGCGCCAACACGGTGTCGGTGGGCAGCGCCGGCAACGAGCGCCAGGTCGCCAACGTCGCCGCCGGCAGCGCCGACACCGACGCGGTCAACGTGGCGCAGATGCGCGCGGGCAACAGCGCCACCCTGAGCAGTGCCAACGCCTACACCAACACCCGCATCACCGCGCTGGACGACAGCTTCAACCAGTTGCGCACCGACACCGAACACCGCCTCGACGGCATGGACCGGCGCATGGACAAGCTGGGCGCGATGAGCGCGGCGATGCTCAACATGGCGGTCAACGCCGCCGGCACGCAGAGCCCGCGCGGGCGCGTGTCGGTCGGCGCCGGCTTCCAGGGCGGGCAGCAGGCGCTGTCGGTCGGCTACGCCCGCAAGCTCGGCGAGCGCGCCTCGTTCAGCCTGGGCGGCGCCTTCAGCAGCGGCGAGTCCTCGGCCGGCATCGGCGTGGGCATTGACCTGTGA